A window from Chitinophaga filiformis encodes these proteins:
- a CDS encoding DUF2911 domain-containing protein, which produces MKTLLTIVFLITACTSFSQSVFPSLSPKGRIEQTVGLTNIAVDYERPAARGRKVFGELVKYDKLWRTGAGNCTKITFSKPVVIDNKKIDKGTYSVFTIPGANEWTVIFNTDTTLYGTARYDEKKDLFRFKVKPKPTSRYYESLTVDIDVIPNNAVVYITWEKTQVSFPVETETDKMVDIFIQQKLLTGMSKDPDEYAAASEYYFYMDKELDRALILMDRAIGIRKDAWYYRQKLDILEKQMKYQEAIDFANIAMSIDKQRTEWDLKTKQLSENEYRERIEFFKNKLNGKRKSIK; this is translated from the coding sequence ATGAAGACACTTTTAACAATCGTTTTTCTAATAACGGCATGCACTTCCTTTTCCCAGTCAGTCTTTCCGAGTCTAAGCCCCAAGGGGAGGATCGAGCAAACGGTTGGGCTTACAAACATTGCGGTTGACTATGAGCGTCCGGCTGCCCGGGGGCGTAAAGTATTCGGTGAGTTGGTTAAGTATGATAAACTGTGGAGGACGGGAGCAGGAAATTGTACAAAGATCACATTTAGTAAGCCAGTTGTCATCGACAATAAAAAGATAGACAAAGGAACTTATTCAGTCTTTACGATTCCGGGTGCAAATGAATGGACCGTAATATTCAATACAGATACGACATTATATGGAACCGCCCGTTATGACGAAAAGAAAGATCTATTTCGTTTCAAAGTAAAGCCCAAACCGACAAGCCGGTATTATGAGTCATTGACGGTAGACATTGACGTGATACCAAACAATGCCGTTGTTTATATAACATGGGAGAAAACCCAGGTTTCTTTCCCGGTAGAAACAGAAACAGACAAGATGGTGGATATCTTCATACAGCAGAAGTTATTGACAGGCATGTCAAAGGACCCGGATGAGTATGCAGCGGCATCGGAATATTATTTCTACATGGACAAGGAATTGGATCGGGCGCTGATACTTATGGATCGGGCAATTGGAATCAGAAAAGACGCCTGGTACTACAGGCAAAAGCTTGACATTCTGGAGAAGCAAATGAAGTATCAGGAAGCGATTGACTTTGCTAATATTGCTATGTCAATAGACAAGCAGCGAACAGAATGGGATTTGAAAACGAAACAACTAAGTGAAAATGAATACAGGGAGCGGATTGAGTTTTTTAAGAACAAGCTGAATGGAAAAAGAAAATCGATTAAATAG
- a CDS encoding DUF4202 domain-containing protein → MTKIEQAFRLFDTYNQQDPSRIIWNGDQYPSEYFYAIQLYEWVNKLNPEASEPLLLASRCQHIGRWEIDRKTYPDGRVGYLTWKNDLAHFHARKATELLQSIGYDADIIARVNEIVLKKRLKTDAEVQTMEDALCLVFLSFQYDDLIKKHTEEKMIGILQKTWAKMSEAGRQVALSLTYSDAGKMLLNKALQGED, encoded by the coding sequence ATGACAAAAATAGAACAAGCCTTTCGTTTGTTTGATACTTATAATCAACAGGACCCATCCCGGATAATATGGAATGGGGATCAGTATCCATCAGAATATTTTTACGCTATTCAATTGTATGAATGGGTGAACAAACTTAATCCGGAAGCCAGCGAGCCGCTTTTACTTGCTTCGAGGTGCCAGCACATAGGAAGATGGGAGATCGACAGAAAAACATACCCGGATGGTAGAGTAGGCTACCTGACATGGAAAAATGACCTGGCGCATTTCCACGCCCGCAAAGCAACAGAACTATTACAATCTATTGGATATGATGCTGACATCATTGCCCGGGTCAACGAAATTGTATTGAAGAAAAGACTTAAAACGGATGCTGAGGTTCAAACGATGGAGGATGCCCTTTGCCTGGTGTTCCTGTCATTTCAGTATGATGATCTTATAAAGAAGCATACGGAAGAAAAGATGATCGGCATTTTGCAGAAGACATGGGCAAAGATGAGCGAAGCAGGAAGGCAGGTGGCCTTGTCGCTTACTTATAGTGATGCGGGAAAGATGCTTTTGAATAAAGCGCTGCAGGGAGAGGACTAA
- a CDS encoding T9SS type A sorting domain-containing protein, with protein sequence MKHSLLLFACLLCACMLKAGDIVLPPVSAWIKFTNPVRSGSLSYGIENNQSGEGYTEVATVDGVTCRKVPAGKFMYVRCDRAAVPTTAKKVILSITYYDNSMNFVWLNYTRSGSGWGGADFKKSNTKKWITRLVFLEDAGLDGSMGYGGDIRLGYGSEDTYIKDVTVYLGSLNPDAQPIPARPDNPASEFVGKSFAGYQLWHEAGPKPEDWTHWAYDKVPAAGRGNHNTETFPQLADYEDNPNVPMYASNFANLGNGKPAKLYNSTDKGVIDVQMALLKRTGFDGVAIQRNAPVGRNMKYTSTDDYYVHIKNACEANGRLFYVMYCMPDQNNGEVNSIDLVEGIKRDWVYQMEQIYELTKSGAYATVNGKPVVELWGLGYSTILVDKAQALELAQFFKDRGCYVIAGVPRDWRLRDAGSRPDFEEVYKAYNMISPWTVGVYNDTTGADNFRTQYLIPDKQYCDQNGMGFYPVIFPGSAWSQHVSGYPNDTRRLGGKFLWKQARNIKSIGVKSMYYAMLDEFEESTNIISSAVDYFDIPTDQYFGTLGMDGIWTSSDYYLRLAGQAARLLTSADTPADIPIPYSLGPIYYRNSFESRVANCIINDVPQNIVSPIDACFYKNALLSSAGVSNTTVTIDNAAAFSKSGVYTVRINGTAAGASSYYYKISETKIAVKANMQLSFWKYTVNSPGRYTSVDLTFKSGKVLRNLTAYKDNNGNAMHPNVGRGTVGGWEKFSCQIGKGELIGDEITGISIAYDNPALNGNFTAYFDDIIIEDALDTTIANPPSPAPIGSTIYLYNDTLLVCSENGTQAMNCNRAALGPWEKFIVVDAGNNTVALKGSNGLYVTAASPMYCTGTTFDSTTRFKWVGLSSNTVAFQSLRGQYICSENGTKPMNCNRAAIGGWETFRWGTTSAARVAAMQVLLAENKPLKASLKIYPNPAREQVTLYYQLPLATEAVIEIYQSNGTLVKTLKQHIAAGEQRIAVATGDLTPGVYLVKTIANTKIETKKLVVE encoded by the coding sequence ATGAAACACTCTCTATTACTATTTGCATGCCTGCTATGCGCATGCATGCTCAAGGCGGGCGATATTGTCCTGCCGCCGGTATCTGCGTGGATCAAATTTACCAATCCCGTCCGATCCGGCAGCCTCTCCTATGGCATCGAAAACAACCAGAGCGGTGAGGGCTACACGGAAGTGGCCACTGTGGATGGTGTCACCTGCAGAAAGGTTCCCGCAGGGAAATTTATGTATGTACGTTGTGACAGGGCAGCTGTTCCCACCACAGCTAAGAAAGTCATCCTGTCTATCACGTACTACGACAACAGCATGAATTTCGTGTGGCTGAACTACACCCGTTCCGGTAGCGGCTGGGGCGGTGCCGACTTCAAGAAATCCAATACAAAGAAATGGATCACCCGCCTGGTATTCCTGGAAGATGCTGGCCTGGATGGTAGCATGGGGTATGGTGGAGATATCCGCCTCGGCTATGGCTCAGAAGATACTTATATCAAAGACGTCACGGTATACCTCGGATCGCTGAACCCTGATGCGCAGCCTATTCCTGCCAGACCAGACAATCCTGCTTCTGAGTTTGTAGGAAAGTCCTTTGCCGGTTACCAGCTATGGCACGAGGCCGGCCCTAAGCCGGAAGACTGGACGCATTGGGCATACGATAAAGTACCCGCTGCCGGAAGGGGGAATCACAATACAGAAACATTCCCCCAGCTGGCGGATTATGAGGACAATCCGAATGTACCAATGTATGCCTCCAATTTTGCAAATCTAGGCAATGGTAAGCCTGCGAAGCTGTATAATTCCACCGATAAAGGTGTGATAGATGTGCAAATGGCCCTGTTGAAAAGAACTGGTTTTGATGGCGTGGCTATTCAGCGTAATGCACCTGTTGGAAGGAATATGAAATATACCTCCACAGACGACTATTACGTCCATATCAAAAACGCCTGTGAAGCCAACGGCAGGCTGTTCTATGTCATGTATTGTATGCCCGATCAGAACAATGGAGAAGTGAACTCCATTGACCTGGTAGAGGGTATTAAACGTGACTGGGTATACCAGATGGAACAGATCTATGAACTTACTAAATCAGGCGCTTATGCTACCGTGAATGGCAAGCCGGTAGTAGAGCTCTGGGGATTAGGCTATTCCACTATCCTGGTCGATAAAGCGCAGGCACTGGAACTGGCGCAGTTCTTCAAAGACCGTGGTTGTTATGTGATTGCTGGCGTACCGAGGGACTGGCGACTAAGGGACGCCGGTTCCCGTCCCGATTTTGAAGAGGTGTACAAAGCCTATAACATGATCTCTCCCTGGACGGTAGGTGTATACAATGATACAACCGGTGCAGATAATTTCAGGACACAATACCTCATCCCTGACAAACAATATTGCGATCAGAATGGCATGGGATTTTACCCGGTGATATTCCCCGGTAGCGCATGGTCTCAGCATGTATCGGGTTATCCGAATGATACCCGCAGGCTGGGAGGAAAGTTCCTCTGGAAACAGGCCCGTAATATCAAGAGTATCGGTGTGAAGTCGATGTACTATGCTATGTTGGACGAGTTTGAGGAATCGACCAATATCATCAGTTCAGCAGTAGACTATTTTGATATTCCAACAGATCAGTATTTTGGTACGCTTGGCATGGATGGCATCTGGACCTCGTCAGACTATTACCTGCGTCTCGCAGGACAGGCAGCGCGTTTGCTGACCAGTGCAGACACGCCTGCGGATATACCGATCCCTTATTCCCTCGGTCCCATCTATTACAGGAACAGTTTTGAAAGCAGGGTGGCAAATTGTATTATCAATGACGTACCACAGAATATAGTGTCTCCCATTGATGCCTGCTTCTATAAGAACGCCTTGCTATCTTCCGCAGGTGTGAGCAATACAACAGTCACTATTGACAATGCCGCCGCGTTTTCGAAGAGCGGTGTATATACCGTCAGGATCAATGGTACTGCTGCGGGGGCATCTTCCTACTACTATAAAATATCCGAAACAAAGATTGCCGTGAAAGCCAATATGCAGCTGAGTTTCTGGAAGTATACCGTAAATAGTCCCGGCAGGTATACTTCTGTTGACCTGACATTTAAATCGGGTAAGGTATTACGCAACCTGACTGCCTATAAAGACAACAATGGTAACGCTATGCACCCGAATGTGGGCCGTGGCACTGTAGGCGGCTGGGAGAAATTTTCCTGCCAGATCGGTAAGGGAGAACTGATCGGAGACGAGATCACCGGTATCAGCATCGCTTACGACAATCCGGCTCTGAATGGCAATTTTACCGCTTATTTTGATGATATTATCATTGAGGACGCCCTGGATACTACTATTGCGAATCCACCATCACCGGCGCCAATAGGCAGTACTATTTACCTGTATAATGATACACTGCTGGTATGTTCGGAAAACGGAACGCAGGCCATGAACTGCAACCGTGCAGCTCTGGGACCGTGGGAGAAGTTTATAGTGGTGGATGCCGGGAACAACACCGTTGCTCTGAAAGGAAGCAATGGGCTTTATGTTACTGCTGCCAGCCCTATGTACTGCACGGGCACCACGTTCGATAGCACTACAAGATTTAAATGGGTTGGTCTGAGCAGCAATACGGTTGCCTTCCAGAGCCTGAGAGGGCAGTATATCTGTTCCGAGAATGGTACAAAGCCAATGAACTGCAATCGTGCAGCTATCGGTGGATGGGAGACCTTCAGATGGGGCACTACATCCGCCGCCAGAGTAGCGGCTATGCAGGTACTGCTGGCTGAGAACAAGCCCCTAAAAGCAAGCCTGAAGATATATCCCAACCCTGCCAGGGAACAGGTAACGTTGTACTACCAGTTGCCCCTGGCAACAGAAGCAGTAATAGAGATCTATCAGTCTAACGGAACCCTGGTAAAGACACTGAAGCAACATATCGCAGCAGGTGAACAACGTATAGCGGTAGCTACAGGTGATCTGACGCCCGGTGTTTATCTGGTGAAAACTATAGCCAATACAAAGATTGAGACGAAGAAGTTAGTCGTGGAATAG
- a CDS encoding polysaccharide lyase family 1 protein has translation MRTNSLRNAGITVLMTFIFAACNKNETKDTSIANTDTAAATSDVVAVAATCTAQAWASVNGGTTGGDTAKPTVVSTYDALKAAIQNTGIKVIQVNGTITIPSGGRISFQDQAGKTIFGSPGATLASTDQTKDKSGIIYVKRCKNIIIRNLIFDGPGAYDVDGWDNATLDACTNIWVDHCEFRDGLDGNFDIKNTSDYITVSNCKFTYLKAPKAGGPGGSDDHRFSDLIGSSDGATADRGHFRITFVRCWWAQGCVARMPRVRFGQVHIVNNYFSSTDSKSCIQAGFEANLLIESNVFENVKNPIDLMDKTSSAVQLRGNAFNNTSGTTSGNGVTAFVPPYTIPILDTAIVKSTVTGHKGAGATLAGNSCSSL, from the coding sequence ATGAGAACCAATTCTTTGCGCAATGCAGGGATAACTGTTTTAATGACATTTATTTTTGCTGCTTGTAACAAAAACGAAACAAAAGACACCAGCATAGCAAATACCGATACTGCCGCCGCGACAAGCGATGTAGTAGCTGTTGCTGCAACATGCACAGCACAGGCATGGGCATCTGTGAATGGAGGCACTACCGGTGGAGACACGGCAAAACCTACCGTTGTTTCTACATATGATGCATTAAAAGCCGCTATTCAAAATACAGGCATTAAGGTAATACAGGTGAACGGCACCATTACCATCCCATCAGGAGGCCGGATCTCCTTCCAGGACCAGGCAGGCAAAACCATCTTTGGCAGTCCCGGTGCTACTTTAGCATCGACTGATCAAACCAAGGACAAGTCAGGCATTATCTATGTAAAGAGATGTAAAAACATCATTATCCGCAACCTCATTTTTGATGGTCCGGGCGCATATGATGTGGATGGCTGGGATAATGCCACACTGGATGCATGTACCAACATATGGGTAGACCATTGCGAATTCAGAGATGGATTGGATGGCAACTTTGACATTAAGAACACATCCGACTATATCACTGTCTCTAATTGTAAATTCACTTACTTAAAGGCACCAAAAGCTGGTGGTCCCGGCGGTTCTGACGACCACAGGTTTTCAGACCTGATCGGCTCCAGCGACGGCGCCACGGCCGACAGAGGCCATTTCCGCATCACTTTTGTAAGATGCTGGTGGGCACAGGGCTGTGTTGCCAGAATGCCACGGGTGCGTTTTGGACAGGTACACATTGTCAACAACTACTTCAGCAGTACCGACAGCAAGAGCTGCATCCAGGCGGGTTTTGAAGCGAACCTGTTGATAGAGTCCAACGTTTTTGAGAACGTGAAGAACCCAATCGACCTGATGGATAAGACTTCCAGTGCGGTGCAACTGAGAGGCAATGCTTTCAACAACACATCAGGTACGACTTCAGGCAATGGCGTGACCGCATTCGTTCCTCCTTATACCATTCCCATACTCGATACGGCAATTGTAAAATCAACTGTAACAGGGCACAAAGGCGCCGGAGCCACTTTAGCGGGTAACAGCTGCTCATCCCTATAG
- a CDS encoding DUF5996 family protein, protein MQDAALKQDTWPVLKYEELKDTLAAVHLWTQIVGKIRLRKMPWLNHSWHVTLYVTPSGLSTGSMPYEHGIFQIDFDFHLHQLIITTSTGKRETVDLRSRTTADFYREVFEKLNASGIDVTIYTTPSEMENAVPFEDDDVARAYDGKKMTDYWQALVRVHNVFTRFRSRFTGKCSPVHFFWGAFDLAVTRFSGRDAPPHTGQAPNMPADVMKEAYSKEVSSCGFWPGSEQFPHVVFYAYCYPVNEAFGQQPVKPEGAFYSKEMGEFFLYYNTIQQAADPEEALLSFLQSTYEAAANTGNWDRRALECDLSRFEEEYGCFRTL, encoded by the coding sequence ATGCAAGATGCTGCTTTAAAACAAGACACATGGCCGGTGTTGAAATATGAAGAACTGAAAGACACCCTGGCAGCGGTTCATCTGTGGACGCAGATAGTGGGGAAGATCCGTCTCAGGAAGATGCCCTGGTTAAACCATTCCTGGCATGTTACATTATATGTTACGCCATCCGGCCTTAGCACGGGCAGTATGCCTTACGAGCATGGTATTTTCCAGATCGATTTTGATTTCCATCTTCACCAGTTAATAATTACAACGAGTACGGGCAAACGGGAAACCGTTGACCTCCGGTCCCGGACCACCGCAGATTTTTATAGAGAGGTATTTGAAAAACTGAATGCATCAGGCATAGACGTTACAATCTATACTACTCCGAGTGAAATGGAAAACGCTGTTCCTTTCGAAGATGATGATGTAGCCCGTGCCTACGATGGAAAAAAAATGACAGATTACTGGCAGGCACTTGTCAGGGTACATAATGTGTTTACCCGTTTCAGATCCCGCTTTACCGGTAAATGCAGCCCTGTGCACTTCTTCTGGGGAGCCTTTGACCTGGCTGTTACCAGGTTCTCAGGCCGGGATGCACCGCCACACACCGGACAGGCGCCTAATATGCCGGCGGATGTCATGAAAGAGGCATATTCTAAGGAAGTAAGCTCCTGCGGATTCTGGCCCGGTAGCGAACAATTTCCGCATGTCGTTTTCTACGCCTATTGTTATCCGGTTAACGAGGCATTCGGCCAACAGCCCGTGAAGCCGGAAGGGGCTTTCTATAGTAAAGAAATGGGAGAGTTCTTCCTGTATTACAACACCATTCAGCAGGCAGCAGATCCGGAAGAAGCCTTATTGTCCTTTCTGCAATCTACCTATGAAGCAGCCGCTAATACCGGCAATTGGGACCGCAGGGCGCTGGAATGCGATCTTTCCCGGTTTGAAGAAGAATACGGCTGTTTCAGGACTTTATAA
- a CDS encoding gliding motility-associated C-terminal domain-containing protein, whose product MKPTTGVLLLLITISCFCVLTPTKAATFIVTSNADSGPGTLRDAITKANSNGTAVKDYIYFNLPGSLPGDVTITLLTDLPGLTGNIAVDASTQAAPLLGASGARVILYRQVTGTPASYYALRVDNAQQVEIYALAIKNTLNAAIEGHGIELTGTCSDIIIGASGKGNIINGYKYGIFGDSGNFNPKTISNLVIQSNIIGYEEDGMTATAQLSTYQPILLTHLNGVTLGGNLPGLGNVIMGNYYGIGLNIAGGDVVASFNKIGTDINGTGTMPFNIFTGELLGVYGNTSGTVLITDNQVAGVSIQGIGLFGLQTGTFRILRNKIGTEVTGQSVLGQRSSGILIRDCNQGMIGGSLSDKNIIAGCYDAPVSVISSYRVTVSQNEMFCNNATSLNATPANSIQLANWNPADGRAVPFVHVTACTASTLSGIATPNAKMEAFVPYRCSAGQKCDGRNYIETFFAGADGKWTYALKGRDGVILSATDAAGATSDYSNPVWANDIDANIVHTACGKTTGSIKNKLLYNATPFHWEDDAGNTVGTDTSLANVPAGKYRLVMYGGGCNKPECVVYSPFFEVKDQTPLVTTTATTTIVPATCGANNGRISGLQIQGINLKFAWRNAANVVVGAGPALSNLAPDSYTLTITDTVNGCTATGGPFVIKGVTAPVLDLSGAIVKDAICSLPNGSITGLKVTGTGVITYTWKDAAQQVVGNAPDLLNRPAGVYTLSFTDESNCPASPSAPFTITAPGLIAINQGNVTIKEASCAADDGGVTGLQATNAETVRWVDQNNVTVGSSLDLTNMPAGTYTLQISNTIGCSATATFTVPKHKPLPMNVAQINTQNPVCNQQNGSITGLVVVGGTPATYKWFDQTGALISQNKDLTNVGDGNYRLYITDIEQCEQLVTTVNLKTPDLPVIDDKSAYVIDDVCNTTSGVITGISVAGKQPISYAWLNEDSAVVSSSVRADGLPGGDYTLQVTDGYGCIVYSRPFPVLAVDILLLAPAAKDVTIMKGMTAEIKVNDKRIGIYTLFKPGTEWSASNDTGLFRIDGITETTTFGMNYQFGDCVSPTTMLKVHVIDAIKVVAPTAFSPNGDGHNDIFKPKGYGVASYNVFSVIDRWGNVVFTTKNIDAGWDGTFRGKKVEAGGYVWMIQGIDILGQPVQAKGAVLVVY is encoded by the coding sequence ATGAAACCTACAACAGGTGTATTACTCCTGCTAATTACCATATCTTGTTTTTGTGTTCTTACTCCAACAAAGGCCGCCACATTCATCGTCACTTCGAATGCGGACAGCGGACCAGGAACCTTAAGAGATGCAATCACTAAAGCGAATAGTAACGGTACTGCCGTAAAAGACTATATCTATTTTAATTTGCCCGGCTCACTGCCCGGCGATGTAACGATCACGCTCCTTACTGATCTGCCAGGGCTAACCGGCAATATTGCTGTTGATGCTTCCACACAGGCTGCCCCCTTATTAGGCGCCAGCGGGGCCAGGGTGATCCTGTACCGCCAGGTAACCGGTACGCCGGCATCTTATTATGCCCTGCGGGTGGATAATGCACAGCAGGTAGAGATATATGCATTAGCCATCAAGAATACACTGAATGCCGCCATAGAAGGGCATGGTATTGAACTGACAGGTACCTGTTCGGATATCATCATTGGCGCATCAGGGAAAGGAAATATTATCAACGGTTATAAATACGGCATCTTTGGCGATTCAGGGAACTTCAATCCGAAGACTATCAGCAACCTGGTAATACAAAGCAATATCATTGGTTATGAAGAAGATGGTATGACGGCAACTGCTCAGTTGTCCACTTATCAGCCTATCCTGCTTACTCATCTGAACGGTGTGACACTGGGTGGTAATCTGCCTGGCCTGGGAAATGTGATCATGGGGAATTATTATGGCATCGGACTGAATATCGCAGGTGGTGATGTTGTAGCCTCTTTTAATAAGATCGGTACTGATATAAATGGGACCGGTACCATGCCCTTTAATATTTTCACAGGAGAGCTGCTGGGCGTCTATGGCAACACCAGCGGAACTGTATTGATCACCGACAACCAGGTAGCTGGTGTCAGTATTCAGGGTATTGGTTTATTTGGTTTACAGACGGGCACTTTTAGAATACTACGCAATAAGATAGGAACAGAAGTAACGGGCCAGAGTGTATTGGGACAGCGCTCTTCCGGTATACTGATCAGGGACTGTAACCAGGGTATGATAGGCGGATCCTTGTCAGATAAGAATATCATCGCCGGTTGTTATGACGCACCTGTCAGTGTGATCAGTTCTTATCGTGTGACGGTCTCCCAGAACGAGATGTTCTGTAACAATGCTACTTCCCTGAATGCAACGCCTGCAAACAGCATTCAGCTGGCCAACTGGAATCCTGCGGATGGGAGGGCGGTACCCTTTGTGCATGTCACGGCCTGTACTGCCAGTACTTTAAGCGGGATCGCTACACCTAATGCAAAAATGGAGGCTTTCGTACCCTACAGATGTAGCGCAGGGCAGAAGTGTGATGGCCGTAACTATATAGAGACTTTCTTTGCCGGCGCGGATGGTAAATGGACATATGCCCTGAAAGGCAGGGATGGTGTGATTCTATCTGCTACCGATGCGGCAGGTGCTACCTCTGATTATAGTAATCCTGTATGGGCCAATGATATTGATGCGAATATTGTCCATACTGCCTGCGGCAAAACTACCGGTAGTATCAAAAACAAATTACTTTATAATGCTACGCCTTTCCATTGGGAGGACGATGCAGGCAATACAGTAGGGACAGATACTTCACTCGCCAATGTACCTGCCGGTAAATACAGGCTGGTGATGTACGGTGGCGGATGCAACAAGCCAGAGTGTGTCGTATATTCTCCCTTTTTTGAAGTAAAAGATCAGACGCCGCTTGTAACAACAACTGCAACAACAACGATAGTGCCAGCCACCTGCGGCGCAAACAATGGACGCATCAGCGGATTGCAGATACAGGGAATCAATCTGAAGTTCGCATGGCGTAATGCCGCCAACGTGGTAGTCGGTGCAGGACCTGCCCTGAGCAACCTGGCGCCGGACAGTTATACATTGACCATTACCGATACCGTGAACGGATGCACGGCTACTGGCGGACCTTTTGTGATAAAAGGAGTTACTGCTCCGGTACTGGATCTCAGCGGAGCCATAGTAAAAGATGCGATCTGTAGTTTGCCCAATGGTAGCATCACCGGATTGAAAGTGACCGGCACCGGGGTGATTACATATACCTGGAAAGACGCTGCTCAGCAGGTAGTAGGAAATGCTCCCGACCTGCTCAACAGGCCGGCAGGTGTATACACCTTGTCGTTTACAGATGAATCTAATTGCCCTGCTTCCCCTTCAGCACCTTTTACCATAACAGCACCTGGTCTGATCGCCATCAACCAGGGCAATGTAACGATCAAAGAGGCTTCCTGCGCTGCCGATGACGGAGGCGTGACCGGCCTGCAGGCTACCAATGCGGAGACCGTACGCTGGGTAGATCAGAATAACGTGACGGTAGGCAGCAGCCTGGATCTGACCAATATGCCGGCGGGTACTTATACCTTACAGATCAGTAATACCATAGGATGTAGTGCAACTGCTACTTTCACTGTTCCAAAGCACAAGCCGCTGCCGATGAACGTTGCGCAGATCAATACACAAAACCCCGTCTGCAACCAGCAGAACGGTAGTATAACCGGTCTTGTTGTTGTCGGCGGAACGCCTGCCACTTACAAATGGTTCGACCAGACAGGCGCGCTGATCAGTCAGAATAAAGACCTTACAAATGTCGGTGATGGCAATTACAGGCTGTATATCACAGATATCGAGCAATGTGAACAGCTGGTTACCACTGTCAACCTGAAAACGCCGGATCTGCCGGTGATAGATGATAAATCAGCTTATGTGATAGATGATGTGTGCAACACTACATCTGGTGTGATCACCGGTATCAGCGTAGCAGGCAAACAGCCGATAAGCTATGCATGGCTGAACGAAGACAGTGCAGTCGTGTCCTCTTCCGTGAGAGCGGATGGCTTGCCGGGAGGCGATTATACCCTGCAGGTTACCGATGGTTATGGATGTATCGTCTATAGTCGCCCTTTCCCTGTATTGGCGGTAGACATCCTGTTGCTGGCCCCTGCTGCCAAAGATGTGACCATCATGAAAGGAATGACGGCCGAGATCAAAGTGAACGATAAGCGCATTGGTATCTACACATTGTTCAAACCCGGTACCGAATGGTCTGCAAGCAATGATACAGGCCTGTTCCGGATCGATGGTATTACGGAAACGACGACATTCGGCATGAATTACCAGTTTGGGGATTGTGTAAGTCCAACCACCATGCTGAAGGTGCATGTGATAGATGCTATCAAGGTAGTAGCGCCAACAGCTTTTTCTCCAAATGGCGATGGGCACAACGATATATTCAAGCCTAAAGGATATGGCGTGGCTTCCTACAATGTTTTTTCCGTCATTGACCGCTGGGGAAATGTGGTGTTCACTACCAAAAATATTGATGCCGGATGGGATGGTACTTTCCGCGGTAAGAAGGTAGAAGCGGGTGGTTACGTATGGATGATACAGGGGATTGACATCCTGGGGCAGCCTGTTCAGGCGAAGGGCGCCGTACTTGTTGTCTATTAA